The Oncorhynchus tshawytscha isolate Ot180627B linkage group LG18, Otsh_v2.0, whole genome shotgun sequence genome has a window encoding:
- the LOC112217698 gene encoding protein ABHD1 isoform X1 codes for MLLSHSDLWKVCLENIYRPYTVVLATITAALYYLWGREGQTPVLVCSDAFRVFLQRHCPVVAEPFSPTPWCWGGRLQTLVRVLIKSSPQVDYRNELIRTADGGQISLDWVDNGDSAAYPECYSRPTVLILPGLTGNSRQTYVLHAVCQATRRGYRCVVFNNRGFGGEELLTPMTFCAADTSDLERVVLHVRELFPQAPLLGTGVSLGGMLLLNYLARKGSEAGLVAGLTMSVSWDTLESCASLEQPINRLIFNRHLASNLCQAINRHRKMLETVVDVDHVLKARTIREFDERYTSVLFGYKSCLDYYQEASPNYKLPRTTVPILCLNAADDPFSPKHALPVALAKRLPNVALLVTSHGGHIGYLEGLYPRGEGYMDRLFGQFIQAAFDHPGDLKGACSIKEELLD; via the exons ATGCTGCTGTCTCACTCCGACCTATGGAAAGTGTGTTTGGAGAACATCTACAGACCCTACACGGTGGTCCTCGCCACCATCACCGCTGCCCTGTACTACCTCTGGGGCCGTGAGGGCCAG aCACCAGTCCTGGTGTGTAGCGATGCATTCCGTGTGTTCCTACAGAGGCACTGTCCCGTGGTGGCTGAGCCCTTCAGCCCTACTCCCTGGTGCTGGGGAGGCCGGCTGCAGACACTGGTCAGAGTGCTCATCAAGTCCAGCCCCCAGGTCGACTACAGGAA TGAGTTGATCAGGACGGCTGACGGAGGTCAGATCTCTCTGGACTGGGTAGATAACGGGGACAGCGCTGCCTACCCAGAATGCTACTCTCGTCCCACAGTGCTCATCCTGCCGGGCCTCACAGGGAACAGTCGTCAGACCTACGTCCTCCACGCCGTCTGCCAAGCCACCCGCCGCGGATACAG aTGTGTAGTCTTCAACAATAGAGGGTTTGGAGGAGAAGAACTACTG acCCCAATGACCTTCTGTGCGGCGGACACCTCGGACCTGGAGCGAGTGGTCCTCCATGTCAGGGAACTCTTCCCACAAGCCCCTCTGCTGGGCACCGGCGTGTCTCTGGGAGG CATGCTCTTGTTGAACTACCTGGCTCGTAAGGGTAGTGAGGCAGGGCTTGTTGCCGGCCTCACAATGTCTGTCAGCTGGGACACCCTGGAGTCCTGTGCCTCGCTGGAACAACCAATCAACCGCCTGATCTTCAACCGACACCTCGCCAGCAACCTGTGCCAAGCCATTAACAG aCACAGGAAGATGTTGGAGACTGTGGTGGATGTGGACCATGTACTAAAG GCACGTACTATCCGGGAGTTTGACGAGCGCTACACGTCAGTCTTGTTTGGCTATAAGTCCTGTCTGGACTACTACCAGGAGGCCAGCCCAAACTACAAGCTTCCCAGGACGACAGTGCCCATTCTCTGCCTCAATGCGGCCGATGACCCCTTCTCCCCCAAACATG ctctCCCGGTGGCCCTAGCCAAGCGCCTGCCTAACGTAGCGCTGTTGGTGACGTCCCACGGCGGACATATAGGCTACCTGGAGGGCCTTTACCCGCGTGGGGAGGGCTACATGGACCGCCTGTTCGGCCAGTTCATTCAGGCAGCCTTCGATCACCCAGGGGACCTCAAAGGGGCCTGCAGCATCAAGGAAGAGCTTCTGGATTGA
- the LOC112217698 gene encoding phospholipase ABHD3 isoform X2 yields the protein MFLVKTPVLVCSDAFRVFLQRHCPVVAEPFSPTPWCWGGRLQTLVRVLIKSSPQVDYRNELIRTADGGQISLDWVDNGDSAAYPECYSRPTVLILPGLTGNSRQTYVLHAVCQATRRGYRCVVFNNRGFGGEELLTPMTFCAADTSDLERVVLHVRELFPQAPLLGTGVSLGGMLLLNYLARKGSEAGLVAGLTMSVSWDTLESCASLEQPINRLIFNRHLASNLCQAINRHRKMLETVVDVDHVLKARTIREFDERYTSVLFGYKSCLDYYQEASPNYKLPRTTVPILCLNAADDPFSPKHALPVALAKRLPNVALLVTSHGGHIGYLEGLYPRGEGYMDRLFGQFIQAAFDHPGDLKGACSIKEELLD from the exons ATGTTTCTTGTCAAG aCACCAGTCCTGGTGTGTAGCGATGCATTCCGTGTGTTCCTACAGAGGCACTGTCCCGTGGTGGCTGAGCCCTTCAGCCCTACTCCCTGGTGCTGGGGAGGCCGGCTGCAGACACTGGTCAGAGTGCTCATCAAGTCCAGCCCCCAGGTCGACTACAGGAA TGAGTTGATCAGGACGGCTGACGGAGGTCAGATCTCTCTGGACTGGGTAGATAACGGGGACAGCGCTGCCTACCCAGAATGCTACTCTCGTCCCACAGTGCTCATCCTGCCGGGCCTCACAGGGAACAGTCGTCAGACCTACGTCCTCCACGCCGTCTGCCAAGCCACCCGCCGCGGATACAG aTGTGTAGTCTTCAACAATAGAGGGTTTGGAGGAGAAGAACTACTG acCCCAATGACCTTCTGTGCGGCGGACACCTCGGACCTGGAGCGAGTGGTCCTCCATGTCAGGGAACTCTTCCCACAAGCCCCTCTGCTGGGCACCGGCGTGTCTCTGGGAGG CATGCTCTTGTTGAACTACCTGGCTCGTAAGGGTAGTGAGGCAGGGCTTGTTGCCGGCCTCACAATGTCTGTCAGCTGGGACACCCTGGAGTCCTGTGCCTCGCTGGAACAACCAATCAACCGCCTGATCTTCAACCGACACCTCGCCAGCAACCTGTGCCAAGCCATTAACAG aCACAGGAAGATGTTGGAGACTGTGGTGGATGTGGACCATGTACTAAAG GCACGTACTATCCGGGAGTTTGACGAGCGCTACACGTCAGTCTTGTTTGGCTATAAGTCCTGTCTGGACTACTACCAGGAGGCCAGCCCAAACTACAAGCTTCCCAGGACGACAGTGCCCATTCTCTGCCTCAATGCGGCCGATGACCCCTTCTCCCCCAAACATG ctctCCCGGTGGCCCTAGCCAAGCGCCTGCCTAACGTAGCGCTGTTGGTGACGTCCCACGGCGGACATATAGGCTACCTGGAGGGCCTTTACCCGCGTGGGGAGGGCTACATGGACCGCCTGTTCGGCCAGTTCATTCAGGCAGCCTTCGATCACCCAGGGGACCTCAAAGGGGCCTGCAGCATCAAGGAAGAGCTTCTGGATTGA